One part of the bacterium genome encodes these proteins:
- a CDS encoding metallophosphoesterase translates to MIRTLAVAFMVALLFTLMGLMHYYVYRRTGALLGLPKSPALFIALALLTILFPLAMILSRTVDGPLVRVLYIAAASWLGLVFLAFTASALGHLIQLLFDLVRHPLGQRTLGWSTIGLSLLVFFYGLVNAAVIRTTEITIGIKGLREPKVTIALLTDIHVGAVYGPKYLQKIVDRTNALNPDLVAIAGDLFDGSAKPDYRLVKPLEGLQAPAFFVTGNHEIYEGVDITTALVARTGVRVLRNETAECCGLQLLGVDSPRGNSKSNPALLELAAKPDRDRQKPSVLLYHIPLGTADAQSASIDLQLSGHTHNGQIFPFSLFIPLVYRFYSGYGRDGDFQIYVSHGVGNWGPPLRIGSRSEIIKIDLVPAEK, encoded by the coding sequence ATGATCCGCACCCTGGCTGTTGCCTTCATGGTCGCACTGCTGTTTACGCTGATGGGCCTGATGCATTATTACGTTTACAGGAGAACCGGGGCCCTGCTGGGACTGCCCAAAAGCCCGGCCCTTTTCATTGCCCTGGCCCTTTTGACCATCCTGTTCCCGCTGGCCATGATCCTCTCGCGCACTGTGGACGGCCCTTTGGTGAGAGTACTATATATCGCCGCTGCCTCCTGGCTGGGCTTGGTGTTCCTGGCGTTCACCGCCTCGGCCCTGGGCCACCTGATCCAGCTGCTTTTTGACCTGGTCCGTCATCCCCTCGGTCAGAGAACCCTGGGCTGGTCAACAATCGGTCTGAGCCTTCTGGTTTTCTTCTACGGCCTGGTAAACGCCGCAGTGATCCGGACCACCGAGATAACCATCGGGATTAAGGGCCTGAGAGAACCAAAAGTCACCATTGCCCTGCTGACTGATATCCACGTGGGGGCGGTTTATGGTCCAAAATACCTGCAAAAGATAGTGGACCGGACCAATGCCTTGAACCCCGACCTGGTGGCCATTGCCGGGGACCTGTTCGATGGCTCGGCCAAGCCTGATTACCGCCTGGTGAAGCCCCTGGAGGGCCTGCAGGCCCCTGCATTCTTCGTCACCGGCAATCACGAGATATATGAGGGCGTGGACATAACCACGGCTCTGGTGGCCAGGACCGGGGTTCGGGTGCTGCGGAACGAAACGGCCGAGTGCTGCGGCCTGCAGCTATTGGGAGTGGACTCGCCCCGGGGCAATTCTAAAAGCAACCCGGCCCTGCTGGAATTGGCGGCAAAGCCGGACCGGGACAGGCAAAAACCATCGGTCTTGCTGTATCACATACCGCTGGGAACCGCAGATGCTCAAAGCGCCAGCATCGATCTCCAGCTTTCGGGGCATACCCATAACGGACAGATCTTTCCATTTTCGCTCTTCATTCCCTTGGTTTACAGGTTTTACAGCGGATACGGCCGGGATGGCGATTTTCAGATCTACGTCTCCCACGGCGTGGGCAACTGGGGGCCGCCCTTAAGGATAGGGTCCCGAAGCGAGATAATAAAAATTGACCTGGTACCGGCGGAGAAATGA